The following are encoded together in the Proteiniphilum saccharofermentans genome:
- a CDS encoding GH92 family glycosyl hydrolase, producing the protein MKNSLIIAAILILMISCVGTTGTSSYSDVSAEDTPVDYVNVLMGTMSEFSLSNGNTYPAIAVPWGMNFWTPQTRKIGDGWQYVYTDYKLNGFKQTHQPSPWMNDYGQFSIFPMTDRMEFDQEKRASWYSHKAEVVKPYYYSAYLADYDVTTEITPTERAAVFRFTFPETDRSYVLVDAFDKGSAVEILPEKNAIIGYTTRNSGGVPENFKNYFVVVFDKPFQYKHVVKDGEILPQGDKVEAGHTGAFIGFATRKGEKVIAKVASSFISHEQAWQNLKEVAEKDFETVKQEGRDAWNEVLGKIEIEGGNPDQRRTFYSTFYRSTLFPRKFYEIDAAGNIIHYSPYNGEVLPGYMYTDTGFWDTFRALFPFLNLVYPSVNVEMQEGLVNAYKESGFLPEWASPGHRGVMIGNNSASVVADAYLKGLRGYDIETLYEAMLHGTENVHPKVSATGRYGHEYYNKLGYVPYNVGIHENAARTLEYAYADWAIYKLAKALNRPQEEIDLFAKRSQNYRNLYSPEHKLMRGRNEDGSFQSPFSPLKWGDAFTEGNSWHYTWSVFHDPQGLIDLMGGKKEFVNMLDSVFVIPPVFDDSYYGFPIHEIREMQVMNMGQYAHGNQPIQHMLYLYNYAGEPWKGQYWIREVMDKLYNHYPDGYCGDEDNGQTSAWYVFSALGFYPVCPGTDQYVVGSPLFSKMTVHLENGNTIEINAPDNSKETRYVSGIRINGKEYTKNYFTHDQLMNGAKIDFSMSATPNKTRGINESDFPYSFSNEKE; encoded by the coding sequence ATGAAAAATTCTTTGATTATAGCGGCCATTCTCATTTTGATGATATCCTGCGTGGGGACTACGGGCACTTCATCGTACAGTGATGTTTCTGCGGAGGATACCCCTGTGGATTATGTCAATGTGCTGATGGGTACCATGTCGGAGTTTTCCCTTTCCAACGGTAATACCTACCCGGCCATAGCAGTCCCATGGGGAATGAACTTCTGGACCCCCCAGACCCGCAAGATTGGCGATGGCTGGCAATATGTGTATACCGACTATAAACTGAACGGATTCAAACAAACGCACCAGCCCAGCCCGTGGATGAACGACTACGGGCAATTCTCCATCTTTCCGATGACCGACAGAATGGAGTTCGACCAGGAAAAGCGGGCGAGCTGGTATTCACACAAGGCGGAAGTGGTAAAACCCTATTACTATAGCGCTTATCTTGCCGATTATGATGTCACCACGGAGATCACGCCCACCGAAAGGGCGGCGGTGTTCCGCTTCACTTTCCCCGAAACAGACAGGTCCTACGTGCTCGTGGATGCATTCGACAAGGGATCGGCAGTGGAAATCCTTCCTGAAAAGAATGCCATCATCGGTTATACAACACGCAACAGCGGAGGTGTGCCGGAAAACTTCAAAAATTATTTTGTGGTTGTGTTCGATAAACCGTTCCAATACAAACATGTGGTAAAAGATGGCGAGATCCTGCCGCAGGGTGATAAGGTGGAAGCCGGCCATACAGGCGCCTTTATCGGTTTTGCCACCCGAAAAGGGGAAAAGGTAATAGCAAAAGTAGCATCTTCCTTTATCAGCCACGAACAGGCCTGGCAAAATCTGAAAGAGGTGGCGGAAAAAGATTTTGAAACGGTGAAGCAGGAAGGGCGTGACGCATGGAATGAAGTGCTCGGTAAAATAGAGATAGAGGGCGGAAACCCCGACCAGAGACGCACGTTCTATTCCACCTTCTACCGCTCCACGCTGTTCCCCCGCAAATTCTACGAGATCGATGCAGCGGGAAATATCATCCATTACAGCCCCTACAACGGAGAAGTCCTTCCCGGATATATGTATACCGATACCGGATTCTGGGATACCTTCCGTGCCCTTTTCCCGTTCCTGAACCTTGTCTACCCGTCGGTGAACGTGGAGATGCAGGAAGGGCTCGTCAATGCATACAAGGAGAGTGGATTCCTGCCGGAGTGGGCAAGCCCCGGTCATCGCGGAGTCATGATCGGCAACAATTCGGCTTCGGTGGTGGCAGACGCCTATCTGAAAGGATTACGCGGATATGATATCGAGACACTTTATGAGGCGATGCTGCACGGTACCGAGAATGTGCATCCCAAAGTTTCCGCCACGGGACGTTACGGACACGAGTATTATAATAAACTGGGCTATGTGCCTTATAACGTGGGTATCCACGAGAATGCGGCCCGTACGTTGGAATATGCTTATGCCGACTGGGCCATTTATAAGCTGGCCAAGGCGCTGAACCGCCCGCAGGAGGAAATCGACCTGTTTGCCAAACGGAGCCAGAATTATCGGAACCTCTATTCGCCGGAGCATAAGCTGATGCGCGGGCGTAACGAAGACGGCTCGTTCCAGTCCCCTTTCAGCCCCTTGAAATGGGGAGACGCCTTCACGGAGGGCAACAGCTGGCACTATACCTGGTCGGTTTTCCATGATCCGCAGGGACTGATCGACCTGATGGGCGGTAAGAAAGAGTTTGTGAATATGCTCGATTCCGTTTTTGTAATACCTCCTGTTTTCGACGACAGCTATTACGGATTTCCGATCCATGAGATCCGTGAGATGCAGGTGATGAATATGGGACAGTACGCGCATGGCAACCAGCCTATCCAGCATATGCTGTACCTCTACAATTATGCGGGTGAACCGTGGAAAGGCCAGTATTGGATACGCGAGGTGATGGATAAACTTTATAACCACTATCCTGACGGCTATTGCGGAGACGAGGACAATGGACAAACCTCGGCGTGGTATGTCTTCTCCGCACTCGGATTCTATCCGGTTTGCCCCGGTACCGACCAGTATGTGGTCGGTTCCCCGTTGTTCAGCAAGATGACCGTTCATCTGGAAAATGGGAATACCATCGAGATCAATGCACCGGATAA